DNA sequence from the Shewanella piezotolerans WP3 genome:
CGGCTCTATGGCGCTGTTAGCTGACGGTTGGCACATGGGGACTCATGCGGCAGCTTTTTTGATCACCTTATTTGCATATCGCTATGCGCGAAAGCATGCAAATTCGCCAACATTCTCCTACGGTACGGGGAAAGTAAGTGTGCTCGGCGGGTTTACCAGTGCGGTGGCCCTAGGACTTGTAGCATTAGTGATGTTAGTCGAATCTGCTGTTAGATTGGTTAATCCACAAGACATACATTTCGACCAAGCCATCATGGTTGCTGTGATAGGTTTGGTTGTTAATGTTGTCAGTGTCTTTCTATTAAAAGATCATCATAGTCACGACCATGGCCATAGTCATAGTCATAGTCACGACCATAGCCATAGTCACGAACATGATCACTCACATGGTCATGAAGATCATAACCTTAAAGCAGCATATTTCCATGTACTTGCTGATGCATTGACTTCACTGTTGGCAATTGGTGCACTACTTTTAGGAAAGTATGTAGGTCTCAATTGGTTAGACCCCGTCATGGGGATTGTAGGCGCTGTGATTATTTCTCGTTGGGCCTGGGGGCTTATGCATCAAACCGCGCCTATTTTGCTCGATGCTAGCATGAAGCAAAAACCTTTAGCAGAAATAAAACAATTAGTAGAGAAAGAGGGAGATAGCTTGGTTGATCTGCATGTTTGGAAAGTCAGTGCTGATCACTATGCAGCAAGTTTAATCGTTGTGAGTGAAAGTGGTGCAAACTGCGATGATATTAAACAGAAATTAGTGAATATTAAGGCTTTAAGTCATGTAACCGTTGAAGTGCATAAGGTCTGTCAGGCACAATAACGATTCAATCGCCCAGGAAATATAATTAGATGAAAAACCAAGACGATCACTTAAATCACGCCATCATTGAGTTTTATGAAAAGTTGTCGTCTTGGGAAATGGCTGTCGTTAAAGACAACGGCTTTAGTTTACCCCAAGTACACATTGTTGAGATCTTAGGTTTGAATGGTCCAATGAGAATGAAAGAATTGGCAGAGAAAATTGGCGTGACTACAGGTACGCTAACCGTTCAAGTTGATAAAATGGTAAAAGCTGGCTTAGTGTTGCGTCGTGCCCATGAAACTGATCGTCGTTCGATATTAGTAGAATTAACTGATGCAGGCCAAGTGATGTTTGAAGAGCATGATAAACTCCATATGCAACTTACCGCAGATCTTACAGTCAATTTTAACGATGAAGAGCGCAGCCAAATGTTAGATTTCTTTAAGCGTATCAATAAAGAGTTTTAATCGTTCAGCACAAAACGTATAGTGCCGGACATAAGCCGCAACTTAACTAAATAGGCCGCCCACGGCGTAATCAAATTTTTGCTTCATTTTGTCTTCAATTCACGTCAAATACTCCCGAAGACAAATTCATAGGTTATTAAGTAAAGTACCTTTCGAACGTATATTCTTCAAGAAACGCTTGAACCTTTTAGTTTTTTTGGTGCCTATAACTGGGTCCATTTTGATATTTTTATGGGTTTTTTAGCTATACCAGTCTGTAGAAGAACTTGATCTACTCAAACACACTGGTTATTCGCCTGTGGGGTATTCAACGTAGAAGTAACAAGCCAAAACCGTTCGTTAAAGGCGAGTTTTAGCGGCTTTGATGCTTTTAGTGAACTTGAACTTAGTTTAACTATTGCCTTCATTGGAAACCACATGGCCAAGTATGCTCCTGAAACGCTTAAGGCATTCGCTCCCTCTTGGATGTTTGATAAAGGAGGTACAAGAGCAAGTACGCTCGAAGCTAGAATAATGCAGGAGTGGTTATCAAGAGTAACGCGGGAAGAGTAACCTAAGAGCATTGAATAGCCTTACCTCAACCTCGCTAAACTCTCGCTGAGCGAGCAAATATTTATACTGATTGCTATTAGTCTGCAAATTAGCGGTATTAGGTAAAGAAATGCGTAAAATAATTCAACATGTATTGAGCTGGTGTTAATATGTTTGCTTTATTGTTGCACCGTCAATGGTGAGTGACAGTAGTGCTAAAAGGAAATAATGACATTATCAATTAGCACGCACGAAATACCGAAACAAATAGTTGTTATCCTAGTCAAATAATAAGAGAGTGCCTCACTGTGTTATCTCGTTTAAAAAGCCTTAGCAGTAATCAGTTTACAGTCATACTAGCGCTTTATTATGTCTGTGTTTTTAATATCCCATTTTTTCAAATCGTTAAACAGGGAGTAGAAAAGCAAGCGGATGTAAACCTAGTGTTCATCGCGACTATCCCGCTCTTTCTAATCTTTGCTCTCAGTTTTATATTTAGCATTTTTTCATTTAAGTACCTTGCGAAACCGTTTTTCATCCTGCTAACGCTAATGTCATCAAGTGTGTTTTTTGCTGCGTTGCAGTACGGCGTTGTTTTCGATTACGGCATGATTGAAAACACCTTTGAAACAAACTCTGCAGAGGCTATGACCTATTTAAATTGGGCTTCTGTACTTAATTTTGTTGCGACCGGTGTTGTTCCTGCGTTGCTTATTTATAAGGCTAATATTGAATTTAAGCCATTAGCTAAAGAGTTGTTGTATAAACTGGCCCTTATGGCAACAATGCTTATTGGTATCGGAATTATTGCAATATTCTATTATCAAAACTACGTATCGTTTGGCCGTAATAATGACATTATTAAACGTCATATTATTCCTACATACTTTATAGGGTCCACTGCAAAGTATATTAATATCAATTACCTGCAAGAGCCTATTAAATACAAGCCGCTCGGTTTAGATGCAAAAAACATCACTAATAAACAAAATGATAAGCCCAACTTAGTGGTACTGGTTGTGGGTGAAACCGCGCGCGAGATGAATTATGAATACTATGGCTATGGCAAGCCGACGAATGCACATACAAAAGGACAAGGTCTATTAACGTTTAAGGATACGCATTCATGCGGCACTGCAACTGCGGTGTCATTACCTTGCATGTTCTCCAGAATGGACAGAGAAGATTACCAGTCTAGGCAGGCAAAGGCACAAGACAATGCAATCGATGTGCTAAATCATGCAGGAATAGGACTAGATTGGCTTGACAATGACAGTGGCTGTAAAGGTGTTTGTCGTAATATCGATAATATACTTATTGAACACGACAGTGACCCTGATTTATGTAATGGACAATACTGTTATGATCAGGTTCTACTCAATACACTTGATGATCGGCTAAGTACTATAAGCAGTAAAGATAGCCTTATTGTGCTCCATATTATTGGCTCACATGGCCCGACTTACTACCTGCGCTACCCAGATGAACATCGCTTTTTTACCCCAGATTGCCAGCGCAGTGATATTCAGAACTGCAGTGATGAAGAGTTGATGAACACCTATGACAATACCATTCTATATACAGATTACATTGTGTCGCAGGTGGTTAAAAAGCTTCAGGCAAAAAGTGAAGAGTTTGATACTGCAATGCTCTATATCAGCGACCATGGTGAGTCGTTAGGTGAAAGTGGTATGTATTTGCATGGTGCCCCCTATGCGTTTGCACCTGAGGAGCAAACAAAAGTGCCTTTCTTAGGTTGGTTCTCTGCAGGTTTTGCCAAACAAAATAAACTTGATCTGAGTTGTCTAGCCAAGGAAGCAGAGCAAGGTGATTACTCTCACGATAACCTATTTGATAGTTTATTAGGCTTAATGAATGTCAGAACAGAGGTTTATCAGCAAGATAAGGACATTTTTTCAAACTGCAGACAGTAGTAATCAGTCGAAAGTAGTAAATAAATTGAAAAAGAGGATGGCAACATCCTCTTTTTTGTTTATTGTATTGATAAGTATGATATTTAGTCCTGGGGAAGATAATTTATGGATATGGCTCAACATTTGTCTGAGACCGAGTTGTCAGCGCGAATTTTAAGGCATGCAGTTCCCAAGATGTCAGAACTGAACATTCCTGTTACACCGAATAACTATTCCGTTTGGTATGAGTATTACTTAGGCATTAATTTAGATTTAAAACGGGCGATTGACGGATTACTAGCAAACGAAGTCAGTTTTACGGCGACGGTATGTGAAGGTTTGTTTACCACGTATATACAGCAACATTCACCCGAAGTCGTGGAGAATGTGCAGATAGAAACGCAATTATTAATTAATCAGTTGCTTGCTAAAATTGCTGGAATGAGCCACGGAAATGTAAAGTTTTCATCGTCGTTAAAGGCGTTCGATAAAGCACTTAAAACTAACCCAAGCTCTGAAGTCTTACAGCAACTTGTCGATGATATTACCACCGAATTAGATGGTATTATTGATGCTAATATTGCCATGGATCAAAGCCTTAATACCATTAATCAAGAGGTTTCTGCACTTAAATCTGAGATGTCTGAACTTCGCTCTGTTGTCATGACCGATCAGCTAACTTCACTTAATAATCGCCGTGCTTTTGACGAAGAAGTGATAAGTCATATTGACACCTTCAACCAGAAAGAGTTTGAAAGTAGTTTACTGGTGGTTGATATTGATCATTTCAAAAAGTTCAACGATGTACATGGACATTTAATCGGTGACAAGGTACTAACATACGTAGCTCAGGCACTGAAACAGAGTGTTAAAGGCGATGATTTTGTTGCTCGGTACGGCGGTGAGGAGTTTGTCATTCTGTTGCCTAATACGGGAATCGATGAAGCTAAAATTGTTGCTAATAATTTGCGACAAAAAATAGCAAAACGGAACCTGACCATAGGCAAAGAGAAGAAACTTCCTTTGGGCAATATTACGGTTTCAGTTGGCTGTGCATCATTGAAAAATGAAGATAGCAAAGATAGCTACTTTATTCGTGCTGATGAGGCGCTGTATCGTGCTAAATCGGCCGGGCGTAATTGTGTGATGGTCGAATCGGAATCGAATTAAGCTGGATTTAACCAGTACATATTGAAAAGGTGGGCGCTAATGTGCCCACTTTAATGCGTTTAAACTAAAATATGAACTAAACCCTAAGCCAAAATTATGCCTTAAGATCCATATGCATTTTAATTAGGCGTTCTTCCATATCAAAGGTTACTGTGAAACCTAAGTGTTTAGCTAAACTCGCCATATTGCGATTTTCAAACATGGTAAACCCTGTGAGAACGAGTGTGTCATTAGCTTTATAATAGTTTATGAGTTTTTCAAGCAGCAACTTGCCCAAGCCTTGCCCTTGGAAATTGCTGCGTACGGCCATGGCAAATTCCGCTTCTGTATTATCTGGGTCAATTGAAGCTCTGATTGCGCCGAGCGTTATATCATCGCCATCATCTCCTTTTGCCGTTGCAATAAAGGCCATCTCTCTGGCGTAATCTATCTGCGTCAGAACCGCCATCTCTTCGTGGGTCATTTTTGAGCGAACGCCAAAGTAGCGCTTGTACCTATCCTCATCAGAGAGAGAGTTATCAAATGCCAAATGTTTTGGCTCATCCTCAGGGAGAATGGGCCTAAGCATCACTTCATTACCGTTTTTCAGCATTGCTAATTGTTCAAGCTCTTTAGGGTAAGGGGATATAGCAAGCCTGGCGGCGTTATCAACGGGTTCTTTATGTAATTGAATATTGACGTCAAGCAAGGTGATTGACTCTCCGGCACATAGAACTGGGTTGAGATCGAGCGATGCTATTTCAGGACAGTCGATAATTAAATGCGATATTTGTGTCAGTAAAACACACAGTGCATTCATATTAAGACCAAGTGGAAGGTGACGATCTTTTAACTTTTTAGTTTTTAGTGCCTGGATCACCATATAACGAGCTAACGTCATGTTTAGTGGCGGTAGGGCTACTGATGCATCTTGAGTAGGATCCCATTCAGATCCTCCTTCTCCAAGGAGTATCGCTGGGCCGAAAACCGGATCGTTGGCTACTGCGACTCTTATCTCTTGAGCACCAGCTGTTAGCGCCATTTTTTGTACGATCAACCCTTCAATTTTAGCATCAGGGTCTAGGGATATTACGCGGTCTATTATGGCTTTGGCTGCATGTTCAACTTCATTATCTGAGGTGAGGTTGAGCATGACACCATGTACATCTGATTTGTGGTGTATATCTGGCGACTGTACTTTTAGTGCAATGGGATAACCTGCTTTTCTAGCTAAGTTAACCGCTTCCTCGGCAGTATTGGCAAACCAGGTTTCGATAGTATTAAGGCCATAGGCACCTAATATACTGCTAGATTCGTGTGTTTCTAATATGGTCTTGCCTTGGCTTAACGCCATTTGTAATTTTTCTCGTGCTACGGCCGTGTTGGCTGGAATATTATCTGGGATCGAAAGCGGCACCTCTTGCAGTAACTTTTGATTACGACGGTATTCAACCATGTGCATAAATGCACCTACTGCACCTTCTGGTGTGCGGTAGGTAGGGATGCCTGATTTAGAAAAATGTCTACGGGCTTCGTAAGCTGAATCTTCACCGCTCCAATTGGTTAATATATTGACTCTGTTCTTATTGGGATGTTTGGCGATGGTATCCGCAATCGCTTGGGCGACTTGTACGCTTTCCCCTAATGCCGATGGAGAATGCAATATTAAGATGGCATCTAAATTATCGCTATCCATCATTATCTCAAGAGATTTCGCATAGCGGCTTGCATCGGAATCGCCACCAATATCGACAGGGTTTTGTCCTGACCAGCTTTTTGGCAAAATAGTATTGAGCTTTTGGTAGATGTCTGCAGCGAGGGGAGGTAGTTTGCCACCGCTAAGGATAAGCTCATCCAGAGCCAAAACTGCAGGGCCTCCACCATTACTGATTATCCCTAGGCGTTCACCTTGCAAAGGTGTTGAGTGAGCTAAGGTTTCTACTGCCGCAAATAGTTCAATTAAGTCATTAACTCGTAACATGCCCGCACGCCTAAAAGCGGCTTCATAAACGGCATCATTACCGGCAACACCGCCGGTATGGAGTTTGGCTGCACTTGTGCCTTCAGTGCTGCGACCAGACTTAATAACTAAAATAGGTTTATTTCTAGATGCTGCTCGTGCTGCAGATAGAAACAAACGTTTTTCATTTACCGAATCGATATAGAGCATAATTGCATCGGTTTTTGAATCTCGCCCCAAATAATCCAATAGTTCATCAAAATCGATATCGTTAGCATCACCGAGTGATATAAAAGAGGAAAAACCGATCCCCTTATTGTTAGCCCAATCGAGAACAGTGGTACAGATTGCTGCTGATTGTGATACAAACGCGATCTTTCCAGGAAGAGCGCTGGTGTGGGCTAAACTGGCATTCAAGCCAATGTTCGGCAATATCATACCAAGACTATTAGGTCCCAAGATCCGCATGCCATAACGATCCGCATATTGCTCCATTTGGTGCAGCAGACTGATCCCATCTTTATTGAATTCATCGGCCATTCCCGACGCCATGACAATTGCGACTTTGCAGCCAAACTGTGCGAGCGTTTCGATAATGGCGGGTACCTTGCTGGCTGCAGTGCAGATAATGGCAAGATCAGGCTTAAGTGGCAATGCTTCAATATTGGGATAGGCCAGTACTCCCATAACGGCCTCATACTTAGGGGTTACCGGCATAATAGGTCCAGAAAAACCACCTGATAACAGGTTTTTTATCAGTACATTGCCCGCACGTTTAGGTTGGTTAGACGCACCTATTATCGCAACGGATCTAGGCTTGAAAAGTGTATGGAGAGTACGTTGGCTCATGAACTTATCCACTAAGTCAGTATGTTATGAGTGTACATGAGCAATTGGATTTTTCCATAAGAGTTTAGTCTTGTATCAAGCCAATCGCGGCTAATATGTGTTCGATCAATTCATAAGGGGATTGTTTGATAATTTTTAACCATTTCCCTGGTCAGTTGTAATGATTCTCGCGATTATTTGAAATGAAGGCAAAGCACTTAAAACACAAGTTTCAAGTATTTTTCCCAGTATTGAGGGGTCATGTAACCCTTTAAAATCACGCTATAGTCCTTGTTTGTTATGGAAATCCGGGTGAATTCATCTCAAAAAGCGTTAAGCGCTTTATATACAGCAGTGTGTAAAAGTGTTGTGGGTCAAGATCATGTCGTTAAGTCTTTAATAATAGCTCTGTTGACTCGAGGTCATGTGTTGTTAGAAGGATTACCTGGAACTGCAAAAACGCGTTCCATAAAATCGCTTGCTGAATCAATGCAAGCTAATTTCGGTCGAATACAGTTTACCCCAGATCTTTTACCGTCTGATGTCACAGGCTCTGAAGTCTATCGAGAGGTGGCCGGTAAACCGCAACTAGATTTTCAACCAGGCCCGATTTTTAACAACTTAGTGCTAGCCGATGAGATAAATAGGGCGCCAGCCAAGGTACAAGCTGCACTCCTTGAAGCGATGGCTGAAGGAACGGTAACAGCTGCTGGTCACACTCGAAAGTTACCTGATCTATTTATGGTTTTAGCAACACAGAACCCTGTTGATCAAGAGGGGACTTACCCGTTACCTGAAGCACAAATGGATCGCTTTACGTTAAAGGTTAATGTGGCTTATCCAGATAAGGCAGCTGAACTGGCAATTATTAAATTAGTTAGGCAGGAAGAAAACGGCCCTGTGAACGTAAACCAAACTGACTGTGCATTGGTTGTTTCGCCAACTGATATCATTACCGGACAGCAAGAACTTGCTGATATTTATGTCTCGCCAGTCATGGAAAACTACATCGTTGATCTTATTATGGCGACTCGCGATGTTGATGAATATGATAACGCTCAATTCCCAGAATGGATTGAAGTCGGTGCGAGTCCAAGGGCTAGTATAGCGCTAGATCGTTGCGCGAGGGCACACGCTTGGCTTGATGGACGAGATTTTGTTTGCCCTGATGATGTGCGAGCTGTACTACACAGTGTGCTGGGACACCGTCTTATGCTCAGCTACGACGCCGCTGCATCGGGGATAAAACCTGAGCAGGTTGTCGATGATCTAGTCAAATACGTTCCGTATGGACAGTAATTAAGTGGATTTTCAATCAAAGCGGCTACATAAAACTATTACGAACAGTGATTTAGATTTGCAATCGTTAGATCCTCGTATCTATTGTGAATTACAAACGCTGGTAGCGTTAAAGCCTGCAGCCGTAAAGTTGTCTTTTCAGCAAGGGCAATTTAGAACCAGTGCCCAAGCAGGTCGCCACAACTCTAAAGTTCGTGGTCGCGGGCTTAACTTTGAAGAGCTTAGGCATTACCAAGACGGTGATGACGTAAAGAATATGGACTGGCGCACGACAATGCGTACGGGTAAACCTCATGTTCGTGCTTACAGCGAAGAAAAAGAGCGCCAAGCATTGATCGTTGTCGATCAACGCGCTTCGATGTTTTTTGGATCGCAGCATGCGATGAAATCCGTTGTTGCTGCTCAATTATCGGCGCTGTCTGCTTGGACCATATTGCGAAGTGGTGACAGAGTTGGCGGTTTGGTGTTCAATGACCATAAAAGTCACTATACCAAACCACGTCGTAGTAGTGGCAATGTACTGTCTTTATTCCAATCAATTATAAAAGCAAATCATAACCTTAATGCCGAAAGTTATGCAAAAGAAAGCCACTTTTCTTTAAATAAAACCCTATTACAGCTCGACAAAATCAGCAGTGGAAATTCAACAATCATCATCGTCAGTGACTGGCAGGGATTCAATGATGAGTCGCTCAGTTTGCTAAAACAGTTACAACGCAAAAATGACGTTGTTTTAGTTTATGTCCATGATCAGTTTGAACGAGAACTTCACCATATAAGTGATCTAGTCGCTACTGACGGTAGTGATCAGTTATCGATGATCCCTAAACAGATAAATCACCAATCCCCGAATTTTTATAAACACTATAGCGATCAATTTAAGCAGAAACTCCACGTGCTTAATTGTGCTAGCCGGACACAAATTTTACCTGTGATAGAAATTGATACTGATGGCAGTGAGTTAAATCAATTTTGCTCTGCATTAGGTAGGGGGACTAATTGATGCTGAGCATACATCATATTCAAAGGGCATCAGAACAAAGCGAGTTTAGCTTTGGTAATCCGATGCTGCAACTGAATGAGTTTGTGGGTATTGAAATGCCTAAAGCTGTTGCATTTGTACCGCAAACTTGGGGCTGGTGGCTGTTGTTATCCACTGTGATTGCGCTCCTTGCAGTATATTCTTACAGACGGGTGAGACATTGGCGACAAAATCGCTACCGTAAGCAAGCTGTCAAAAAAGTAATGGCAGCAAAAGGTAAACCGTTAGCAGAGTTTTCAGTCATAGTGCTTAAAGAGATAAAGCAGGCCATTTCTATTGCCTACGGAGCTTCAACGTTGGTGGTTCCGTCAAACATAAGCCTGTCGAGCAGTCTCAAAAGCACTGCAGCGACTCAAGCAACAGCTTCCCCTAATCGCATTAGTTTAGCTGCAATTGACGGGCATGCATTACTGCTGTTGTTAGATATAACGGCTGAACACAACACTAGCTTTAATACTCCATTAGGTGATGCGTGGCAGCTTAGTTTACTATCCAAAATTGAAGCTAAAGATGCTATTGCGGTTCAGAACAACCTGGCACAGCAGTGTTGTGTTTGGTTAATGTATCATACGCCAAAATTGCCGAGTAGTTTGATTGTCGAAAAGGCGAGTGCAGATGCTTGAATTTAACTATCCTCTTTGGGCGTTGGTGCTACCCTTACCTTGGTTAATAAACTATTTTTTGCCCGCTTTTAAAGTCAAACAGGCCGCAATTAGGGTTCCGTTTTTTAATACTATCGTGGCTCTATTGAGGTCAGCACCTAACTCAGCACTGCAATACCTAAAACCGTCGCGTTGGCAACAATGTGCGCTATTTATTGTATGGTTGCTGCTAGTTACAGCCATGACCCAACCAGTGATCCTTGGTGAACCACAAACACGGCTGCAAATAGGCCGCGATCTAATGGTCGTGGTCGATCTCTCTGGCTCGATGGATACCAAAGATTTCACCTTGCATGTTAAACAACAAACAGCTGACGGTATCGCAAACTCCTCGGGGACTGAAATTTCAGATGAATATATTTCACGACTTGATGCAGTTAAGCGCGTACTACATGAATTCGCTGAGCAGCGACAGGGTGACAGGCTCGGACTTATTTTATTTGGTGACGCGGCTTACCTACAGGCTCCTTTTACAGCAGATCTGGCTTCTTGGTTAAGGTTGCTTGATGAAAGCCGCGTGGCTATGGCGGGGCAAAGTACTCATGTCGGTGATGCATTAGGTTTAGCGATTAAAGTGATGTCAAGCGATGAAATTAAATCATCACAAAAAAATAAAGTGGTGTTATTGCTAACGGATGGTAATGACACCGACAGTTCCGTACCGCCACTTGAGGCGGCTAAAATAGCGGCCAAAAAAGGCATAAGAGTACATGTTATAGCCATTGGCGATCCACAAACCGTTGGTGAACAAGCAATGGATATGGAAGTGATTGAAGGTGTTGCTGCGCTCACAGGAGGGAAAGCATTTAAAGCTATATCGACACAAGAGCTCAATAAGGTCTATCAAACAATAAGTAAACTGGAGCCTGCAAAGTTTGCGAGCTTTACTTATCAGCCGAAAAAAAGTGTCCATTACTTGCCCATAGCGGCCGCACTCGTCATCTATCTGGTTACTTACATTATGGTATTTGTTTTACGTCGGTTCAACGTTAACAAACCCAGTGAGAGCGACTCAGAAATCGAGGGGAAGGCGTGATGGATATTGACACAGTGTTAACACAGTTTCATTTTATAAGGCCTTACTGGTTACTGCTGATCATACCTTTTGCTTGGCAACTAGTGGCGCACTTAGGCAATAGAGTGGCCGTTAAGCATCGAAAATTGGTGCTTCCTAAACATCTAGAAAAAGCGCTTAGAATTGGTGATGCGAGCTGGCGAAAACGGCTACCGCTCCTATTTTGGGGATTTGGATTTTGTATCGCGATAATAATAGCTGCTGGCCCTACGTGGCAGCGACAAGCTTCTCCTTTTGGAGAGGATAACGCGCCTTTGGTCATCCTATTGGATGTCTCAGAGTCGATGTTACAAACTGATGTTCAGCCTTCTCGGCTCGGTCGTGCTAAGCAAAAAATCTCCGATCTGCTTGCTATTAGAGATGGCGGAAACACTGCACTTATTGTCTATTCAGGTAGTGCGCATATAGCCATGCCTTTGACCAAAGACAACGCCGTATTCCTACCGTTGCTAGAGGCTATTACACCAAAAATCATGCCCCGAAAAGGCAAGTTTGCCGAGTACGGATTAGCTGAGATAGACAAGCTATTCGTTCAGGGTCATATTGCAGATCAATCAGCTACCGTGCTATGGATAACCGATGGTATCGGTAATGATAGCGAGAAAGCTTTTATTGATTATTTTAATAGGCCGAAAGAGCGATCAGAGTTGGGTTCACAACGAGAAGGGAACTATGCGAATGAGCAACCCTTACAGCTAATAGTATTAGGTAGTGGTAATAATAAGCGCCATGCCGATATAAAGTTCCAGGGTGACGAATTAAATTCGTTGGCTAATCACTTAGGTGGCAGCTATCAACAAATATCTGTCGATAATAGCGATGTTGAAACAATCAATAGGTTGATTGAACGCAATGTTATTATCAATAGCGATAGTGCTGAGCCTTGGCAAGAAATGAGCTACCCACTGGTGTTTATCTTGGTAGCTGTCTTTCTTCTGTGGTTTCGTAAGGGCTGGACCGTTCAATGGTGTTTTGTTGGCATGTTAATACTTACCGCGCCTGTGCAGAATGTAGCCGCTAGTGACGCTGTTTATACCGTTGAAACTGCTGAAATGGGCACGCCAATGGTAGGACAGCAAAAACTGCAGCAAATAAAGTTAGCGGTTAGCCAGTTTTGGTTTGATGCTTGGTTAACGCCAGATCAGCAAGGACAACGGTATTTAAAAAAGGGGGCATACAGTCAAGCAGCACAAAAGTTCACTCAACCGTATAGCAAAGCCAGCGCTTTTTATATGGCAGAGGATTTCAAGTCAGCTTATATCTATTTTATACGAGTCGACAGTGCTGAGGCTTTGTTTGGTGCAGCTAACGCTTTGGCCCAACAACGAGAGTACATTGCCGCTAGACAGGTATACCAGCAAGTCGTAGAGAAGTATCCCGCCTTTAAGCCTGCACAAACCAATTTGAGCAAAATCCAAAAGATCATTGATGATATAAACCGTCAAAGTGAAAGCCAAGCCAATACTGAAGATGAAACATCTACAGAGTTAGGTGATGAACCTCAGACAGGAGAGGGGGCGGATGAGAAAATCTCCGCGCAAATGTTAATTAAACAAACCTATACCGCTGAGCAATTACTTGCAGATGATGCCCTAACTCAGGCATGGATGAAGCGGGTAGAAGGTTCGCCAAGTAGGTTTATGGCAACAAAATTCAGAACGCAGCTTAATCAACGTCAACAATCGACATCAAACTAATGATGAGAACCACTTATGTTAGCCAATAAACGGGCTCAAATAGACGATGAAAGTTTGGAAAGACTATTTCCTATTCTGGCATCACTTAATACGTTATTAAAAGTCGTTGTCATTACTTTTGTATGGCTGTTCCTTCTAGGAAGCCTGCTTGTAATAAGCAGCTTTTCTAATTTTGCATTCGCAAATGATGGGGCTGTATCGACAACCACTCCCAGCACCATTAATGAATTGCAACAGGCGGGAAAGTTAAAAATTACCACTCGGCTAGCGCCAGTTAACGAAGTTGTTCCACTGCAACAAG
Encoded proteins:
- a CDS encoding vWA domain-containing protein, with translation MDIDTVLTQFHFIRPYWLLLIIPFAWQLVAHLGNRVAVKHRKLVLPKHLEKALRIGDASWRKRLPLLFWGFGFCIAIIIAAGPTWQRQASPFGEDNAPLVILLDVSESMLQTDVQPSRLGRAKQKISDLLAIRDGGNTALIVYSGSAHIAMPLTKDNAVFLPLLEAITPKIMPRKGKFAEYGLAEIDKLFVQGHIADQSATVLWITDGIGNDSEKAFIDYFNRPKERSELGSQREGNYANEQPLQLIVLGSGNNKRHADIKFQGDELNSLANHLGGSYQQISVDNSDVETINRLIERNVIINSDSAEPWQEMSYPLVFILVAVFLLWFRKGWTVQWCFVGMLILTAPVQNVAASDAVYTVETAEMGTPMVGQQKLQQIKLAVSQFWFDAWLTPDQQGQRYLKKGAYSQAAQKFTQPYSKASAFYMAEDFKSAYIYFIRVDSAEALFGAANALAQQREYIAARQVYQQVVEKYPAFKPAQTNLSKIQKIIDDINRQSESQANTEDETSTELGDEPQTGEGADEKISAQMLIKQTYTAEQLLADDALTQAWMKRVEGSPSRFMATKFRTQLNQRQQSTSN